The following proteins are encoded in a genomic region of Galbibacter sp. BG1:
- the moeB gene encoding HesA/MoeB/ThiF family protein: MNNSRYIRQTVLKSFGTEAQQKLKNAKVLVVGAGGLGVPILQYLNAMGIGTLGIVENDTVDISNLQRQVMYAEGDVGKSKLDVISEKLQQQNSETKITGFATFLNRENALEIIKKYDIVIDATDNFPARYLINDACVILNKPFVYGALHEFEGQVSVFNYKNGPTYRCLFPTMPGSDEMPNCNENGVLGVVPGIIGNLQALEAVKVITGIGKPLAGRLLLFDGLQQQYQQIRFQLEPENLKRTVLEASYEAISCKVPHLISADAFISSLDSRETLQIIDVRTPDEFETFHFEKSKNIPLQELAQRWGEINSSQPVYLVCQSGIRSRKAYNFLQKEMDTPIYELEGGINNYQHYAVNS; the protein is encoded by the coding sequence TTGAATAATAGCAGATACATACGGCAAACCGTTTTAAAGAGTTTTGGTACGGAAGCACAACAAAAACTTAAAAACGCCAAAGTTTTGGTAGTAGGTGCTGGCGGACTTGGAGTTCCTATTTTGCAATATTTAAATGCGATGGGCATCGGTACTTTGGGAATTGTAGAGAACGATACTGTAGACATTTCCAATTTGCAAAGACAGGTAATGTATGCTGAAGGCGACGTAGGAAAATCCAAGTTGGATGTGATTTCTGAAAAATTACAGCAGCAAAACTCCGAAACCAAAATTACTGGATTTGCTACTTTTCTAAACAGGGAGAATGCTCTAGAGATTATTAAAAAATACGATATTGTAATCGATGCTACCGATAATTTCCCGGCTCGCTACCTTATTAACGATGCGTGCGTAATTTTAAACAAACCTTTTGTTTATGGAGCTTTACACGAGTTTGAGGGGCAGGTGAGCGTATTTAATTATAAAAATGGCCCCACTTATCGATGTTTGTTTCCAACCATGCCCGGCAGTGACGAAATGCCTAATTGCAATGAAAATGGTGTGTTGGGCGTAGTGCCAGGAATTATTGGGAATTTACAGGCTTTAGAAGCGGTAAAAGTAATCACAGGGATTGGGAAGCCATTAGCAGGAAGACTCTTGTTGTTCGATGGATTACAGCAACAATACCAACAAATTAGATTTCAGTTGGAACCTGAAAATTTGAAGCGAACAGTATTGGAAGCTTCTTATGAAGCGATTTCCTGTAAGGTGCCACATTTGATTTCCGCAGACGCTTTTATTTCCAGCTTGGATAGCAGAGAGACGCTACAAATTATTGATGTTAGGACCCCCGATGAATTTGAGACTTTTCATTTTGAAAAATCAAAAAATATTCCGCTTCAAGAACTGGCCCAGCGATGGGGGGAAATTAATAGTTCTCAACCTGTGTATTTGGTTTGTCAGTCGGGAATAAGAAGCCGTAAAGCATACAACTTTTTACAAAAAGAAATGGATACTCCTATTTATGAGTTGGAAGGGGGCATAAATAATTACCAGCACTATGCAGTTAACAGTTGA
- a CDS encoding NTP transferase domain-containing protein: MTSIGKLNGLVLAGGQSRRMRHDKGLINYHGLPQRTYLYQLLQGVCDEVFISIRQDQKKEFQQDKNVIVDENVYQGPFNGILSAYNFDKEASWLVLATDLPLLNQTALLFLKSQRDPAKLVTAFASKKNNLPEPLCAIWEPKGCRAAMDFIAEEKSLSPVKFLLNNKIKIVNPLQDDVLLNANSEEDRLKALQKLNKIE, encoded by the coding sequence GTGACTTCAATAGGTAAGTTGAACGGCTTGGTGTTAGCTGGTGGGCAGAGTAGAAGAATGAGGCACGATAAAGGACTCATAAATTACCATGGACTTCCGCAAAGAACATATTTATACCAATTACTCCAAGGAGTTTGCGACGAAGTTTTTATCAGTATTAGACAAGATCAAAAAAAAGAATTTCAGCAGGACAAAAATGTGATAGTAGACGAAAATGTCTACCAAGGACCATTTAATGGTATTTTGAGTGCATATAATTTCGATAAAGAAGCATCTTGGTTAGTGCTGGCGACCGATTTACCGCTTTTAAACCAAACAGCTCTATTGTTTTTAAAATCACAACGGGATCCTGCAAAATTAGTAACTGCCTTTGCTTCCAAAAAAAACAATCTCCCCGAACCCCTTTGTGCTATTTGGGAGCCAAAAGGATGTAGGGCAGCTATGGATTTTATTGCGGAAGAAAAATCTTTATCCCCTGTTAAATTTTTGTTGAATAATAAGATCAAAATTGTGAATCCTCTACAAGATGACGTACTTTTAAATGCAAATTCTGAAGAAGATCGTTTAAAAGCACTACAAAAGCTTAATAAAATTGAATAA
- the moaC gene encoding cyclic pyranopterin monophosphate synthase MoaC — MNKLSHINEQGEATMVDVSDKKVTARTATASGEVFFPKEVFETLRSNQFSNKKGSIIQTAVIAGIQAVKKTADLIPLCHQLALSKVHIDIQPKENTLKIYCTVKCTERTGVEMEALTGVSISALTIYDMCKALSHDIKIANIQLEQKSGGKSDFNR, encoded by the coding sequence ATGAACAAATTATCACATATAAACGAACAAGGTGAAGCCACTATGGTCGATGTTTCCGATAAAAAGGTAACGGCAAGAACAGCAACCGCCAGCGGCGAAGTTTTTTTCCCGAAGGAAGTATTTGAAACACTAAGGAGCAATCAATTTTCGAATAAAAAAGGGAGTATTATACAAACCGCAGTTATTGCAGGAATCCAGGCGGTAAAAAAAACTGCCGATTTAATTCCGCTTTGTCATCAATTGGCGCTTTCTAAGGTTCATATCGATATTCAGCCTAAAGAAAATACACTAAAAATATATTGTACCGTAAAGTGTACAGAACGCACAGGTGTCGAGATGGAAGCTTTAACGGGGGTTTCTATAAGTGCCCTCACCATTTACGATATGTGTAAAGCGCTTTCGCACGACATAAAAATCGCTAACATTCAATTAGAGCAAAAATCTGGAGGTAAAAGTGACTTCAATAGGTAA
- the moaA gene encoding GTP 3',8-cyclase MoaA: protein MLIDNHHRVINYLRLAVTDRCNLRCNYCMPEEGINFAKRDDLFTMEELCKLATIMVSQGIDKIRLTGGEPFVRKDLMVLFRHLASLEGLKDISVTTNATLIGPYIEELKALGIKNINVSLDAINKEVFERITRRNQYEIVHENLIKLISEGFNVRINCIALNQQNIEEIVPLVELTKYYPVSVRFLEEMPFNGGSKTFNHITWDYKTIFNHIQENFEGIEKLESEKTSTSINYKIAGHQGTFGLIPSFSRTFCGSCNRLRISATGDVITCLYGKPRMNLREVLRTENSDSKIQEYILAAIGSRSKTGFEEQQKYKGVFNNSMTSIGG from the coding sequence ATGTTAATAGATAACCATCATAGAGTTATAAACTATTTGAGGCTAGCGGTAACAGATCGTTGCAATCTACGCTGTAATTACTGCATGCCGGAAGAAGGTATAAATTTTGCCAAACGGGACGATCTTTTTACCATGGAAGAGCTCTGTAAACTCGCTACCATAATGGTTTCTCAAGGGATTGATAAAATCCGTTTGACTGGTGGAGAGCCATTCGTGCGAAAAGATCTAATGGTATTGTTTAGGCATTTGGCCTCTTTGGAGGGTCTTAAAGACATTTCCGTTACTACAAATGCTACTTTAATCGGCCCATATATTGAAGAGCTTAAAGCGTTGGGCATTAAAAACATTAACGTTAGTCTAGACGCCATCAATAAAGAAGTTTTTGAGCGTATCACTAGAAGGAATCAATACGAAATAGTCCATGAAAATTTAATAAAACTCATTTCTGAAGGATTTAATGTGCGTATCAATTGTATTGCCTTGAATCAACAGAATATAGAGGAGATAGTTCCTTTGGTCGAACTTACTAAGTACTACCCAGTTTCGGTTCGGTTTTTAGAAGAAATGCCATTTAACGGAGGTTCGAAAACCTTCAACCATATTACATGGGATTATAAAACCATATTCAATCACATTCAAGAAAATTTTGAAGGTATTGAAAAACTGGAATCAGAAAAAACATCAACCTCCATTAATTATAAAATAGCGGGTCACCAAGGAACTTTTGGACTTATTCCTTCTTTTTCCAGGACGTTTTGCGGAAGTTGTAACCGACTCCGGATTTCGGCAACGGGAGATGTTATAACCTGTTTGTATGGAAAACCTAGAATGAACCTAAGGGAGGTATTAAGAACTGAGAATTCCGATAGTAAAATACAGGAATATATCTTGGCGGCTATTGGGAGTAGATCGAAAACTGGTTTTGAAGAGCAACAAAAATACAAAGGGGTTTTTAACAATTCCATGACCTCCATTGGCGGATAA